Genomic window (Ctenopharyngodon idella isolate HZGC_01 chromosome 20, HZGC01, whole genome shotgun sequence):
aagaatcctgaataaatactgaaaaatgaatgttgtatcaaaaatattaatcagcacaactgctttaaaaataacaataataagaaatgttatttgagcaccaaatcaccATATtcgaataatttctgaaggatcatgtgacactgaagactggaataatgactgctgaaaattcacagcaataaattacattttaaaatatatgaaaatagaaaacagttatttaaaattttaataatattttagaatattactgtttcaaaaGCACTTGTTTTGAGGGGCAGGCTAACTTTACATAGAAAATGTTAGTAatcggatttttttttttttttttttacactacagTCATGTTAACATAAATATTATTCATATCTTGTGGCTATACTATAGCTACATTTACACATTCACCCCACTTAATTCCATTGTAAGTCCCTCACCAGATTACCTCACTAACTCAGATTTTAGCTTCTTTATTTAAGAAAATGAGTGAATTTGctgaaatcaacagatatgCTCTTATTTGAGTTTAACTTGTactgaacccagaatattcacTTAAGTTAGAGGGTAATCAGTGTTCTTAATCATTGTTGATAGTTGCTTTCAAAAGTGAAGGGGATGTTTCATTGTGTGTAAACACAAAGCagcatgaatataaataaatatgggtggtttctctttccttttccCAAACAGGTAAACTTGAATGACAACTCTAACCCTTGTCTATATGCAACAGGCAGCGAGTTCCTATAAGGAAATTACAgacaatttaaataatacagaGGTGACTTGGAAAACATTTCCTCAGAATATGTAAAGATTAGTGGAATTATAAGAAAAGGTAAacacagcaacaacaaaaaaaatagttttgtgtTCCACGAAACAACAGAAGACAGTAAGATTTAGTAAGTACTAGTGTGATGGATGTTCACAACAGCTGCGTCCCAGAAATACTATGAAACTGATATTGCAAAAAAGGATCACTTGCCTTCTGTTGTCTGACCTCTAGAAAGCATTTACTATGAACAGGAAACCACAGTATATATTTCCACTTGGTATTCACAGTATTTGAACATAAATTCGGACACCAATAAAATAATTGATTCAACTATATAAtttataagaaagaaaaaaaaaatcaccaactAAGTGCTCTGAATTCTGCAAAAAGAGCTCACATGAACTCACTCCATCCAGTTAGAGTGAGTTGAACCTGTATGCTAACTCTCGGACATAAACTGCTTTGGATAACAAGACATCCTGACAAAAGCTGGAACACAATGAAATGCTGACCTACCAAAAAGCGAATGAGGTGGATTAGCATAATCCCTCAAGTGACCCACAACAATGGTGGCCAAATAAGATCTGCTTTAATAGCTGAATAATACATTGATTCTCtatacttcttttaaataaaatctctgtattgtttttattcatcaagcAAATGAGCATttgcaattttaattttaataaaaggggtttatgttgttttcattttgattctttaatatgaaaaaataaattaaaatcaaacattaataattaaaatgacataTGGTTAAAACAGTACCAAAGAGGAAATACcatcattaatatatttaataaactaATTTTGTTCCAGTTTCCAAAAATTGGCACACATGTCCCCCTAGTGGCTATTTAAGGACAGAATcattgaggaaaaaaacaaacagctaTAATATtcaatgaaaattaataaaagcaCTGAGAAATACAAAATGTCTGACCATAAAATAACGTTTTTAAATAAGGTGAGACTACTGTAGCCACTAAGTTTGTGGATGCAAAACGTATCTAACAAACTACTATATGTAACATAAAGATGTAGTGTAGGCAACAATACAAATACTACCAACAATACGCTTATGGTTCATTATGTGGGTTTCCAATCTTTATCCTGTTTCAAAGGAAGACTCTGTTGAGTAAAAGAAATAGAgtcataaaacatatatatagacacagaACTATGTCAGttatgtaaaacatttataGTATAGCCCATAACATGAACCAATACCTCTGTGTCATCTGGTCTGTTCTAGAATCTCTTGACAGCTCCTGTACACTTGAACCAAACAATTCAGCCGAGGCTTTGAACTCTGAAGGAAGAATGTAATGTGTTAATTTACAAAGTGACATGctaaagattcctataatcatGCTTTTGCAATAGAACAACAACAGCTGCTTCATACCTGGAATAGAGGGACAACACTTGCCACTGTCTCAGGCTCTGCTGGGTCCTTGATCAGAATGCACAGATAGTATATAATGCTGTGCTAGAAACATACGagatgaatatttttttttttacttgatttttAGATCACAAATTCCATCATGCACCAGGGTCAAATACTGTGCGTTTACCATATAAACAGCCTCGTTGATGACAATGTCTTTCAGCTTGCTCATCTCAATGAAGGTCGTGCTTTCTCGTCCAGATGCGTAAGATGAAGACAGCTGGACGCCGAGGGAACCGATTATGAGAAGGGTCTCATGGTCCACCTTCACAAAGTGAATATGAATCATCATCCCTGCCAGCGTGAGGAGAATGGCACTCGACAGGACAGCAGTGTTCTAGACATTAATATAAGTCATTAGAAGTATAATAATATCATTTTAGTATTAGAAATATGTTCGTATTTGCATTATAAAACGTTCTTACCTCGGTAAAGAAAAA
Coding sequences:
- the pigh gene encoding phosphatidylinositol N-acetylglucosaminyltransferase subunit H — its product is MAEEEFTDINGNSISLDCQTHSAFCREFTVTSPKLSLRKVMVYTCFIWLFAYGIFFFTENTAVLSSAILLTLAGMMIHIHFVKVDHETLLIIGSLGVQLSSSYASGRESTTFIEMSKLKDIVINEAVYMHSIIYYLCILIKDPAEPETVASVVPLFQSSKPRLNCLVQVYRSCQEILEQTR